A single genomic interval of Gossypium raimondii isolate GPD5lz chromosome 11, ASM2569854v1, whole genome shotgun sequence harbors:
- the LOC105761632 gene encoding arabinogalactan protein 23, with product MDMKKISTAIIVAAASMSAVMAAGAPSPAPSAGGSSPSFSPGSTPASGPDSSVAAATLPVLGSLVGASIVSLFSYMLQ from the coding sequence ATGGACATGAAGAAGATCTCCACCGCCATCATTGTTGCCGCTGCCTCAATGAGCGCCGTCATGGCCGCTGGTGCACCATCTCCTGCCCCTTCCGCCGGTGGTTCTAGTCCTAGCTTCTCTCCTGGTTCCACCCCAGCATCAGGACCGGATTCCAGCGTAGCTGCCGCAACCTTGCCTGTTCTTGGATCATTGGTTGGGGCTTccattgtttctttgttttcttacaTGCTGCAGTAA
- the LOC105761630 gene encoding arabinogalactan protein 23 encodes MDMKKVSTAIIVAAASISAVMAADAPAPSPSAGGSIPSSSPGSAPASGPDSSVAAAALPVLGSLVGASIVSLFSYMLHV; translated from the coding sequence ATGGACATGAAGAAGGTCTCCACCGCCATCATTGTTGCTGCCGCCTCAATTAGCGCCGTCATGGCTGCCGATGCACCTGCTCCCTCCCCTTCCGCCGGTGGTTCTATTCCTAGCTCCTCTCCCGGTTCTGCCCCAGCATCAGGACCAGATTCCAGCGTGGCTGCCGCAGCCTTGCCAGTTCTTGGATCATTGGTTGGGGCTTccattgtttctttgttttcttacaTGCTACATGTATGA
- the LOC105761637 gene encoding arabinogalactan protein 23, giving the protein MDMKKVSTAIIVAAASMSAVMAAGAPAPSPSAGGSSPSSSPASVTASAPDSSVAAATLPVLGSLVGASIVSLFSYMLQ; this is encoded by the coding sequence ATGGACATGAAGAAGGTCTCCACCGCCATCATTGTTGCTGCTGCCTCAATGAGCGCCGTCATGGCTGCCGGTGCACCTGCTCCTTCCCCTTCCGCCGGTGGTTCTAGTCCTAGCTCCTCTCCTGCTTCCGTCACAGCATCAGCACCAGATTCCAGCGTGGCTGCCGCAACCTTGCCTGTTCTTGGATCATTGGTTGGGGCTTccattgtttctttgttttcttacaTGCTGCAGTAA
- the LOC105761635 gene encoding arabinogalactan protein 23, with amino-acid sequence MDMKKVSTAIIVAAASMSAVMAAGAPSPAPSAGGSSPSSSPGSAPASGPDSSMAATTLPVLGSLVGASIVSLFSYMLQ; translated from the coding sequence ATGGACATGAAGAAGGTCTCCACCGCCATCATTGTTGCTGCCGCCTCAATGAGCGCCGTCATGGCTGCCGGTGCTCCATCTCCTGCCCCTTCAGCCGGTGGTTCTAGTCCTAGCTCCTCTCCTGGTTCCGCTCCAGCATCAGGACCGGATTCCAGCATGGCTGCCACAACCTTGCCTGTTCTTGGATCATTGGTTGGGGCCTccattgtttctttgttttcttacaTGCTACAATAA
- the LOC105761634 gene encoding arabinogalactan protein 23 codes for MDMKKVSTAIIVAAASMSAVMAAGAPSPAPSAGGSSPSSSPGSAPASGPDSSVAAATLPVLGSLVGASIVSLFSYMLQ; via the coding sequence ATGGACATGAAGAAGGTCTCCACCGCCATCATTGTTGCTGCCGCCTCAATGAGCGCCGTCATGGCTGCCGGTGCACCATCTCCTGCCCCTTCAGCCGGTGGTTCTAGTCCTAGCTCCTCTCCTGGTTCCGCTCCAGCATCAGGACCGGATTCCAGCGTGGCTGCCGCTACCTTGCCTGTTCTTGGATCGTTGGTTGGGGCTTccattgtttctttgttttcttacaTGCTGCAGTAA
- the LOC105761636 gene encoding arabinogalactan protein 23, translated as MDMKKVSTAIIVAAASMSAVMAADAPAPSPSAGGSSPSSSPAFAPAAGPDSSVAAATLPVLGSLVGASIVSLFSYILQ; from the coding sequence ATGGACATGAAGAAGGTCTCCACCGCCATCATTGTTGCTGCCGCCTCAATGAGCGCCGTCATGGCCGCAGATGCACCTGCTCCTTCCCCTTCCGCAGGTGGTTCTAGCCCTAGCTCCTCTCCCGCTTTCGCCCCAGCAGCAGGCCCGGATTCCAGCGTCGCTGCCGCCACTTTGCCTGTTCTTGGATCATTGGTTGGGGCTTccattgtttctttgttttcttacaTTCTCCAGTAA
- the LOC105801654 gene encoding arabinogalactan protein 23 — protein sequence MDMKKISTAIIVAAASMSAVMAASAPATSPSAGGAEHISSPDSGPAPGPDSSVAAAALPVLGSLVGASIVSLFSYILQ from the coding sequence ATGGACATGAAGAAGATCTCCACCGCCATCATTGTTGCCGCTGCCTCAATGAGCGCCGTCATGGCCGCCAGTGCGCCAGCTACTTCACCTTCCGCCGGTGGTGCTGAGCATATCTCCTCTCCTGATTCTGGTCCAGCACCTGGACCAGACTCCAGCGTCGCTGCTGCTGCCTTGCCTGTTCTTGGATCATTGGTCGGGGCTTccattgtttctttgttttcttacaTTCTCCAGTAA
- the LOC105761628 gene encoding zinc finger A20 and AN1 domain-containing stress-associated protein 8 has translation MESHDETGCQAPEGPILCINNCGFFGSAATMNMCSKCHKAMILKQEQAQLAASSIGIIVNGSSTGNSKEPAVATALDVQSGNADTKLVSTELPIDPSGTTSCGMKTKEGPNRCTKCCKRVGLTGFNCRCGNLFCAAHRYSDKHDCPFDYRAAARDAIAKANPVVRAEKLDKI, from the coding sequence ATGGAGTCTCACGATGAGACAGGGTGCCAAGCCCCAGAAGGCCCCATTCTTTGTATCAACAACTGTGGCTTCTTCGGCAGTGCAGCTACCATGAATATGTGCTCCAAGTGTCACAAAGCGATGATCCTGAAGCAGGAACAGGCGCAACTTGCAGCATCATCAATCGGAATCATCGTGAATGGCAGCTCAACTGGGAACAGTAAGGAACCAGCTGTGGCTACTGCTTTGGATGTACAATCTGGAAACGCCGACACCAAACTGGTCTCAACAGAGCTACCCATTGACCCGTCCGGAACGACTTCATGTGGGATGAAAACGAAAGAGGGTCCTAACAGGTGTACCAAATGCTGTAAACGTGTTGGTTTGACAGGATTTAACTGCAGGTGTGGAAACCTCTTCTGTGCAGCTCATCGTTACTCCGACAAACATGACTGCCCTTTCGATTACCGAGCTGCTGCTCGCGATGCTATTGCTAAAGCCAACCCAGTTGTTCGGGCAGAGAAGCTCGATAAAATCTGA